Proteins from one Catenuloplanes atrovinosus genomic window:
- a CDS encoding SDR family oxidoreductase: protein MERTLEGKVALVAGGTRGAGRGIAVELGAAGATVYVTGRSTRESRSEIDRPETIEETAELVTAAGGTGIPVRVDHLVPDEVRALVARIDAEQGRLDVLVNDIWGGELLFSWKDRLWEHSLDDGLRILRLAIDTHIVTSHCALPLLLRHPGGLVVEMTDGTADYNRDTYRVSFFYDLAKTSVLRMAFAQAKEIGPLGGVAVALTPGWMRSEIMLDHYDTTEGTWREVLDRVPHFAISETPRFTGRAVAALAADPDRARWNGASLSSGGLAQTYGFTDLDGSRPDAWRYLVEVQDPGHPADVTGYR, encoded by the coding sequence ATGGAACGAACCCTGGAAGGAAAGGTCGCGCTGGTCGCCGGCGGGACACGCGGTGCCGGTCGCGGGATCGCGGTCGAGCTGGGCGCGGCCGGCGCGACCGTTTATGTCACCGGCCGCAGCACCCGGGAGTCACGATCGGAGATCGACCGCCCGGAGACCATCGAGGAGACCGCGGAGCTGGTCACCGCCGCCGGCGGCACCGGCATCCCGGTGCGTGTGGATCACCTGGTCCCGGACGAGGTGCGGGCGCTCGTCGCCCGGATCGACGCGGAGCAGGGCCGGCTGGACGTGCTGGTCAACGACATCTGGGGCGGCGAGCTGCTGTTCAGCTGGAAGGACCGGCTGTGGGAGCACTCGCTCGACGACGGCCTGCGCATCCTCCGCCTCGCGATCGACACCCACATCGTGACCAGTCACTGTGCGTTGCCGCTGCTGCTGCGCCACCCCGGCGGGCTGGTCGTGGAGATGACGGACGGCACCGCCGACTACAACCGGGACACGTACCGCGTCTCGTTCTTCTACGACCTCGCGAAGACGTCCGTGCTGCGCATGGCCTTCGCCCAGGCCAAGGAGATCGGCCCGCTCGGCGGTGTCGCGGTGGCGCTCACCCCCGGCTGGATGCGCTCCGAGATCATGCTCGACCACTACGACACCACCGAGGGTACGTGGCGGGAGGTCCTCGACCGTGTCCCGCACTTCGCCATCTCCGAGACCCCGCGCTTCACCGGCCGCGCCGTAGCCGCCCTCGCCGCCGACCCGGATCGTGCCCGCTGGAACGGCGCCTCCCTCTCCAGCGGCGGTCTCGCTCAGACGTACGGCTTCACCGACCTCGACGGCAGCCGACCCGACGCCTGGCGCTACCTCGTCGAGGTCCAGGACCCCGGCCACCCCGCCGACGTCACCGGTTACCGCTGA
- a CDS encoding helix-turn-helix transcriptional regulator, whose protein sequence is MNLVLLLQARGTLTAAQIATELGVSERTVYRDVTALSGAGVPVYAEQGRAGGYRLVDGYRSRLTGLSTTEAEAVFLLGLPGPARDLGLGELVTAAHLKVVAALPASARAVQRFHLDVPGWFDDRAAPPLLAALASAVWRDLAVDLRYRTADRRVLPYGVVLKAGVWYLLGRVRDDLRVYRVDRITTLTVTDQPFTRETGFELARAWAERSDEFVRGMLAESVTIRLHPDGMRALRWAVEPQAVTGLRVIGTDADGWTRAHLPVESIDVAYTQLLRLGPLVEVLSPPGLRQRMRTAANRMAALYR, encoded by the coding sequence ATGAACCTGGTGCTGTTGCTACAGGCGCGGGGCACGCTGACCGCCGCCCAGATCGCGACTGAGCTGGGCGTATCCGAGCGGACCGTGTACCGGGACGTCACCGCGCTCAGCGGCGCGGGCGTCCCGGTCTACGCGGAGCAGGGCCGGGCCGGCGGCTACCGGCTGGTCGACGGATACCGGTCCCGGCTGACCGGGCTGTCCACGACCGAGGCCGAGGCCGTGTTCCTGCTCGGCCTGCCCGGCCCCGCCCGCGACCTCGGCCTCGGCGAACTCGTCACGGCCGCGCACCTCAAGGTGGTGGCCGCGCTGCCCGCGTCGGCCCGCGCGGTGCAGCGCTTCCACCTGGACGTGCCCGGCTGGTTCGACGACCGGGCCGCGCCGCCGCTGCTGGCCGCGCTCGCCTCCGCGGTCTGGCGCGACCTCGCGGTCGACCTGCGGTACCGGACCGCGGACCGGCGCGTCCTCCCGTACGGCGTGGTCCTCAAGGCCGGCGTGTGGTATCTGCTCGGCCGCGTCCGTGACGATCTGCGCGTCTACCGCGTCGACCGGATCACCACGTTGACCGTGACCGATCAGCCGTTCACCCGGGAGACCGGCTTCGAACTGGCCCGCGCCTGGGCCGAACGATCCGACGAGTTCGTCCGCGGCATGCTCGCCGAATCGGTCACGATCCGCCTGCACCCCGACGGCATGCGCGCGCTGCGCTGGGCCGTCGAGCCGCAGGCCGTCACCGGCCTGCGGGTGATCGGCACCGACGCGGACGGCTGGACCCGCGCCCACCTCCCGGTCGAGTCGATCGACGTCGCGTACACGCAACTGCTCCGGCTGGGCCCGCTGGTCGAGGTGCTGTCCCCGCCCGGCCTGCGGCAACGGATGCGCACGGCCGCGAATCGGATGGCCGCGCTCTACCGCTGA
- a CDS encoding ABC transporter ATP-binding protein: MLRLFENPTDPFPIHHESRTPPRGARQFIVQEFRPLRWVVAASVTATILCAVLEVWLIAYAGRLVDTLAAGTPETFWAVHGTELIAVGTLTLLVRPAINAVSEALDDIAFRANARPLARWRAHRHVSRQSVGWFRDDLAGRVASYVRDGGDAAATAAYSVLHTIIYVAAYVAGSVWVMSAIDVRLLLPLGAWIVAYLLLMLWAVPRYRRASERLQDAESALTGLLVDAYANVETLALLGDRAAQRRHDRDVFAGARRAHLDLQRVEVTINSTMTALGSALLVGLVGYGIALWRTDAAPLGLVAAALALSFRITATAEWLLDAVSSLFGAVGALRRALRTIAQPLAVADKPQATPLRVRGGAITFRRISHVHGLDRLDLRIGAGERVGIVGPSGAGKSTLAGLLVRFHDADAGTITIDGTDITDVTQESLRARIAMVAQEATLLHRSIRENVAGPGDADDARVTEALRRAAAGFVAGLPGGLDAQVGERGVKLSGGQRQRIALARAFYRDAPILILDEATSALDSEAEAAIHDTLDEVMRDRTVIAIAHRLSTLVRMDRIVVLDEGRIVEEGTHTALLERGGLYAHLWARQSGGFLGDNRDRARVPADEPGAVATGAGHADRRPDRD, translated from the coding sequence GTGCTACGTCTCTTCGAGAACCCGACTGATCCGTTCCCCATCCACCACGAGAGCCGGACCCCGCCGCGGGGCGCGCGGCAGTTCATCGTTCAGGAATTCCGCCCGCTGCGCTGGGTCGTCGCGGCCTCGGTCACCGCCACGATCCTGTGTGCCGTGCTGGAGGTGTGGCTCATCGCGTACGCCGGGCGGCTGGTCGACACACTCGCGGCCGGCACCCCGGAGACGTTCTGGGCCGTGCACGGCACCGAGCTGATCGCGGTCGGCACGCTCACGCTGCTGGTCCGGCCCGCGATCAACGCGGTCAGTGAGGCGCTGGACGACATCGCGTTCCGCGCCAACGCCCGGCCGCTCGCCCGCTGGCGGGCGCACCGGCACGTGTCGCGGCAGTCGGTCGGCTGGTTCCGCGACGACCTGGCCGGGCGCGTCGCCTCCTACGTGCGGGACGGCGGCGACGCGGCCGCCACCGCGGCGTACAGCGTGCTCCACACGATCATCTACGTGGCCGCCTACGTGGCCGGGTCGGTGTGGGTGATGTCCGCGATCGACGTGCGGCTGCTGTTGCCGCTCGGCGCGTGGATCGTGGCGTACCTGCTGCTCATGCTGTGGGCGGTGCCGCGCTACCGGCGCGCGTCCGAGCGGCTGCAGGACGCGGAGTCGGCGCTGACCGGGCTGCTCGTCGACGCGTACGCGAATGTCGAGACGCTCGCGCTGCTCGGCGACCGGGCGGCCCAGCGGCGGCATGATCGTGACGTGTTCGCCGGCGCGCGGCGCGCGCATCTGGACCTGCAACGGGTCGAGGTGACGATCAACAGCACCATGACGGCGCTGGGCAGCGCGCTGCTGGTCGGGCTGGTCGGATACGGGATCGCGCTGTGGCGTACCGACGCGGCACCGCTCGGTCTGGTCGCGGCCGCGCTGGCGCTCAGCTTCCGGATCACCGCGACCGCGGAGTGGCTGCTGGACGCCGTGTCGTCGCTGTTCGGGGCCGTGGGCGCGCTCCGGCGCGCGCTGCGCACGATCGCGCAACCCCTCGCGGTCGCGGACAAGCCACAGGCGACCCCGCTGCGGGTACGGGGCGGGGCGATCACGTTCCGGCGGATCAGTCACGTTCACGGGCTCGACCGGCTCGACCTGCGGATCGGCGCCGGAGAACGTGTCGGAATCGTCGGGCCGTCCGGGGCCGGAAAGTCCACGCTGGCCGGCCTGCTGGTGCGGTTCCACGACGCGGACGCCGGCACGATCACGATCGACGGCACCGACATCACGGACGTGACGCAGGAGAGCCTGCGCGCCCGGATCGCCATGGTCGCGCAGGAGGCCACGCTGCTGCACCGCTCGATCCGCGAGAACGTCGCCGGCCCCGGCGACGCCGACGACGCACGCGTCACGGAAGCACTGCGCCGGGCCGCCGCCGGGTTCGTCGCCGGGCTGCCGGGCGGCCTGGACGCGCAGGTCGGCGAGCGTGGCGTGAAGCTGTCCGGCGGGCAGCGGCAGCGGATCGCGCTGGCCCGGGCGTTCTACCGGGACGCGCCGATCCTGATCCTGGACGAGGCCACGTCCGCGCTCGACTCCGAGGCGGAGGCCGCGATCCACGACACGCTGGACGAGGTGATGCGTGACCGCACGGTCATCGCGATCGCGCACCGGCTGTCCACGCTCGTCCGCATGGACCGGATCGTGGTCCTGGACGAGGGCCGGATCGTCGAGGAGGGCACGCACACGGCGCTGCTGGAACGTGGCGGCCTGTACGCGCACCTGTGGGCGCGGCAGTCCGGCGGGTTCCTCGGGGACAATCGGGACCGTGCGCGCGTCCCGGCTGATGAACCTGGTGCTGTTGCTACAGGCGCGGGGCACGCTGACCGCCGCCCAGATCGCGACTGA
- a CDS encoding FtsX-like permease family protein, which translates to MTPPPISPRRRSAVRRWAADLALGARLSVAGGRAGWTRLGLITVGVGLGVAMLLITATIPTLVAARSARLAERAEPVSAEQTVRRGDTTVLVAVANSDFGGRSVHGRLLQAEGTRPVLPPGVTVLPAPGEMVVSPALAALMDSGDGAVLRERWDARVVGEIGPAGLAGPAELVVYLGTDRLTEETAQRADRFGRPELDEGLDPVLVLLGAVGLAALLVPVGVFVATAVRFGGETRDRRLAAVRLVGADAGMTRRIAAGETLTAALLGLLTGGLVYLLAAVTAGGLVPAGMSFYPADARPVPALAVLTVLAVPVAAVLVTLSALRRVVVEPLGVVRLHPDRHRRLWWRLVLPILGLIMLEPLYDGIGEEDAGFEIQILGGLIALLVGVALLLPWWVEATVRRLGGGSVAWELAIRRLQLDSGTAVRAVSGIAVSVAGAIALQGLLVAVQAQYAHDTGRGTGDFQASVWPSDLDTGRWLPALRDSPGVRAVSTETVVMATDTSTSENAMLQIGDCTVLRQFASIETCADGDAFVATGVQVTPGGVYDLGGTGARWTLPADVPAVAPIPGLLTATPPVLLATPGALTGVAFEPYNVEYYVALDPGDPAAIERLRNTATGIDPTAGVSLIEDRVIESVLTGIRQALLVLATALLLLIGASLVVTVAEQLTERRRPLAVLVAFGTRRATLTGSILYQVAIPVLLGMVLAILTGAGLGVILQTAAGAPVSLDWPGIALTSGAAVLVILLATIASLPLLWRLTKPTGLRTE; encoded by the coding sequence ATGACGCCGCCGCCGATCTCGCCGCGGCGGCGGTCCGCCGTGCGCCGCTGGGCCGCCGACCTGGCGCTCGGCGCGCGGCTGTCCGTCGCGGGCGGGCGGGCCGGCTGGACGCGGCTCGGCCTGATCACGGTCGGTGTCGGCCTCGGCGTGGCGATGTTGCTGATCACCGCGACCATCCCCACGCTGGTCGCCGCGCGCAGCGCCCGGCTCGCCGAGCGGGCCGAGCCGGTCTCGGCGGAGCAGACCGTGCGCCGGGGCGACACCACCGTGCTGGTCGCGGTCGCGAACTCCGACTTCGGTGGCCGGTCCGTGCACGGGCGGCTGCTCCAGGCCGAGGGCACCCGGCCGGTGCTGCCGCCCGGCGTGACCGTCCTGCCCGCGCCCGGCGAGATGGTGGTGTCCCCGGCGCTGGCCGCGCTGATGGACTCCGGCGACGGCGCGGTGCTGCGCGAGCGGTGGGACGCGCGCGTGGTCGGCGAGATCGGCCCCGCCGGGCTGGCCGGGCCGGCGGAGCTGGTCGTGTACCTCGGCACCGACCGGCTCACCGAGGAGACCGCGCAGCGCGCCGACCGGTTCGGCCGGCCCGAGCTGGACGAGGGCCTCGACCCGGTGCTGGTGCTGCTCGGCGCGGTCGGCCTGGCCGCGCTGCTGGTTCCGGTCGGCGTGTTCGTCGCGACCGCCGTCCGGTTCGGCGGCGAGACCCGCGACCGGCGGCTCGCCGCGGTGCGGCTGGTCGGCGCGGACGCGGGCATGACCCGCCGGATCGCCGCGGGCGAGACGCTCACCGCCGCGCTGCTCGGCCTGCTCACCGGCGGCCTGGTCTATCTGCTCGCCGCCGTCACCGCGGGCGGGCTGGTGCCGGCCGGCATGAGCTTCTACCCGGCCGACGCGCGCCCGGTCCCCGCGCTCGCGGTGCTGACCGTGCTGGCGGTCCCGGTCGCGGCCGTGCTGGTCACGCTCTCCGCGCTGCGCCGCGTCGTGGTGGAGCCGCTCGGGGTGGTCCGGCTGCACCCGGACCGGCACCGGCGGCTGTGGTGGCGCCTGGTCCTGCCGATCCTCGGGCTGATCATGCTGGAGCCGCTCTACGACGGCATCGGCGAGGAGGACGCCGGCTTCGAGATCCAGATCCTCGGCGGTCTGATCGCGCTGCTGGTCGGCGTCGCGCTGCTGCTGCCCTGGTGGGTCGAGGCGACCGTGCGGCGGCTCGGCGGCGGCAGCGTCGCCTGGGAGCTGGCGATCCGCCGGCTCCAGCTGGACAGCGGCACCGCCGTGCGCGCGGTCTCCGGCATCGCGGTCTCCGTCGCCGGCGCGATCGCGCTGCAGGGGCTGCTCGTCGCGGTCCAGGCGCAGTACGCGCACGACACCGGCCGCGGCACCGGCGACTTCCAGGCCTCGGTCTGGCCCAGTGACCTGGACACCGGCCGCTGGCTGCCGGCGCTGCGCGACTCACCCGGCGTGCGGGCCGTCTCCACCGAGACCGTCGTGATGGCCACCGACACCTCCACCAGCGAGAACGCCATGCTCCAGATCGGCGACTGCACGGTGCTGCGCCAGTTCGCGTCGATCGAGACCTGCGCGGACGGCGACGCGTTCGTGGCCACCGGCGTCCAGGTCACGCCCGGCGGTGTGTACGACCTGGGCGGCACCGGCGCACGGTGGACGCTGCCCGCCGACGTGCCCGCGGTCGCGCCGATCCCCGGCCTGCTCACCGCCACGCCGCCCGTGCTGCTGGCCACGCCCGGCGCGCTGACCGGGGTCGCGTTCGAGCCGTACAACGTGGAGTACTACGTGGCGCTCGACCCGGGCGACCCGGCCGCGATCGAGCGCCTGCGCAACACCGCCACCGGCATCGACCCGACCGCGGGCGTCTCGCTCATCGAGGACCGCGTGATCGAGTCCGTGCTGACCGGCATCCGTCAGGCACTGCTCGTGCTCGCCACCGCGCTGCTGCTGCTCATCGGTGCCAGCCTGGTCGTCACCGTCGCCGAGCAGCTCACCGAGCGCCGCCGGCCGCTGGCGGTCCTGGTCGCGTTCGGCACCCGCCGCGCCACGCTCACCGGCTCCATCCTCTACCAGGTGGCGATCCCGGTGCTGCTCGGCATGGTGCTCGCCATCCTCACCGGCGCCGGCCTCGGCGTCATCCTGCAGACCGCGGCCGGCGCGCCGGTCAGCCTGGACTGGCCCGGCATCGCCCTCACCTCCGGCGCCGCCGTCCTGGTGATCCTGCTCGCCACGATCGCCAGCCTGCCGCTGCTCTGGCGCCTCACCAAGCCGACCGGCCTGCGCACCGAGTGA
- a CDS encoding ABC transporter ATP-binding protein: MTLLTASDLRLTFGPTTALDGASLTVRAGEVLALMGPSGSGKSTLLHCLAGILAPESGRVEFEGRDLAAMSDAERSALRRTTFGFVFQFGQLVPELTCLENVALPLRLNGARRREARAAAAGWLERLEVADVADKRPGQVSGGQGQRVAVARALVTGPRVVFADEPTGALDSLNGERVMQLFTAAARETGAAVVLVTHEARVAAYSDREAIVRDGRVREQAFVR; the protein is encoded by the coding sequence ATGACCCTGCTCACCGCCAGCGACCTGCGGCTGACGTTCGGGCCGACGACCGCGCTCGACGGCGCCTCGCTGACCGTGCGCGCCGGTGAGGTGCTGGCGCTGATGGGGCCGTCCGGGTCGGGCAAGTCCACGCTGCTGCACTGCCTGGCCGGCATCCTCGCGCCCGAGTCGGGGCGGGTCGAGTTCGAGGGGCGTGACCTGGCGGCCATGTCCGACGCCGAGCGCAGCGCGCTGCGGCGCACCACCTTCGGGTTCGTGTTCCAGTTCGGGCAGTTGGTGCCGGAGCTGACCTGCCTGGAGAACGTGGCGTTGCCGCTGCGGCTGAACGGCGCCCGCCGCAGGGAGGCGCGCGCCGCGGCCGCGGGCTGGCTGGAGCGGCTGGAGGTCGCCGACGTCGCGGACAAGCGGCCCGGCCAGGTCTCCGGCGGTCAGGGACAGCGGGTCGCGGTCGCGCGGGCGCTGGTCACCGGGCCGCGCGTGGTGTTCGCGGACGAGCCGACCGGCGCGCTCGACTCGCTCAACGGTGAGCGGGTCATGCAGTTGTTCACCGCGGCGGCGCGGGAGACCGGTGCGGCCGTGGTGCTGGTGACGCATGAGGCGCGCGTCGCGGCGTATTCCGACCGGGAGGCGATCGTCCGCGACGGCCGCGTGCGCGAGCAGGCCTTCGTGCGATGA
- a CDS encoding PadR family transcriptional regulator, whose amino-acid sequence MSVGFALLGLLEAGPAHGYDLKRTYDERFGAGRAPLHYGQVYSTLARLLKHGLVEVESEPGDGPERKRYAITDAGITDVAEWLGRPEKPEPYLQTTLFTKVVLALMTGRDANDLLDTQRHEHLRLMRELTQRKTRGDLADALICDHALFHLEADLRWLELTAARLDQLAEGIAR is encoded by the coding sequence ATGTCGGTTGGTTTCGCGCTGTTGGGGCTGCTGGAGGCCGGGCCCGCGCACGGCTATGACCTGAAGCGGACATATGACGAGCGCTTCGGGGCCGGGCGGGCACCGCTGCACTACGGGCAGGTCTATTCCACGCTGGCGCGGCTGCTCAAGCACGGGCTCGTCGAGGTGGAGTCCGAGCCGGGCGACGGGCCCGAGCGGAAGCGGTACGCGATCACCGACGCCGGCATCACGGACGTGGCCGAGTGGCTGGGCCGGCCGGAGAAGCCGGAGCCATATCTGCAGACCACCCTGTTCACGAAGGTCGTGCTCGCGCTGATGACCGGGCGCGACGCCAACGATCTGCTCGACACGCAGCGGCACGAGCACCTGCGGCTGATGCGCGAGCTGACCCAGCGCAAGACCAGGGGCGACCTGGCCGACGCGCTGATCTGCGACCACGCGCTGTTCCACCTGGAGGCGGATCTGCGCTGGCTGGAGCTGACCGCGGCGCGGCTCGACCAACTCGCCGAGGGGATCGCGCGATGA
- a CDS encoding maleylpyruvate isomerase N-terminal domain-containing protein, with protein MQDRVLAAFAAEAAALTAAMSAVPAQSWNLPSPCPPWTVAGLFGHVIVTVGRVPAMIDGAAPSAATVDAAGYYRPDARFSPATNAARIAAGGDRAALPGPSLVTEFATTSGYVEELCRREPPGRLVRTRHGDAMLLTDFLLTRVVEVAVHGLDLAAALDRRPWLTTEAADALRTLLLGDAAVPLGWDHLTFIRKATGRAQITPGEREAAARHGVRWLALG; from the coding sequence ATGCAAGATCGTGTGCTCGCGGCCTTCGCGGCCGAGGCCGCCGCGCTGACCGCGGCCATGTCGGCCGTACCCGCGCAGTCCTGGAACCTGCCCTCGCCGTGTCCGCCGTGGACGGTGGCCGGCCTGTTCGGCCACGTCATCGTGACCGTCGGCCGGGTGCCGGCGATGATCGACGGCGCGGCCCCATCGGCCGCGACCGTCGACGCGGCCGGCTACTACCGGCCCGACGCGCGCTTCTCCCCGGCCACGAACGCCGCCCGGATCGCGGCCGGCGGCGACCGCGCGGCGCTGCCGGGCCCGTCGCTGGTCACCGAGTTCGCCACCACCAGCGGGTACGTGGAGGAGCTGTGCCGCCGCGAACCGCCCGGCCGGCTGGTCCGCACCCGCCACGGCGACGCCATGCTGCTCACCGACTTCCTGCTGACCCGCGTTGTCGAGGTCGCCGTCCACGGCCTCGACCTGGCGGCGGCCCTCGACCGCCGTCCCTGGCTCACCACGGAGGCCGCGGACGCGCTCCGCACCCTGCTCCTCGGCGACGCCGCGGTGCCACTGGGCTGGGACCACCTCACGTTCATCCGCAAGGCGACCGGGCGGGCCCAGATCACCCCGGGGGAGCGGGAGGCGGCCGCCCGGCACGGCGTGCGCTGGCTCGCGCTGGGCTGA